Genomic DNA from Enterococcus saccharolyticus subsp. saccharolyticus:
ATTTTAAATCTTCTGGAATTTTACGTTGCATGTCTTGGCAAAGATTGTAGACAAGGATGGCGGTTAAATCATCGGTACAAAATAACCCATCGATGTCTTCTTCTTCTAAAATTCGTTTAATACGCATGGTTTTCAACGCTAAGGAATGTTCAAATGATTCAAAACGATAGACATGTTCTGTTAGTTTTTGCGTTTTTAAAAAATCAATGTACCCATGTAAACGGTCGTTGGTTGGAGAACCCGAGGCGTTACTTCCGGTAATAATCCCAATTTTTTTTGCACCTTGGGAAAATAAATATTCGGTTGCCATGTAGCCACCTTGATAATTATCGCCGCCGATAATAGGTATGCTGTCTGCTAACGCACGGTCGAATGACACAATTGGTAAATTGACTTGTTCATATTCTTTGATCCCTAAATTGTGTGCGCCAGCAATAATGCCATCGACTTTATTGGCAGCAAGCATATTCAAATAAGCTTGCTCTTTTTCTTTATTATTGGCACTGTCACATAAAATTGATTTATAGCCTCGTTTGAAAAATTTTGTTTCTAGTTTTTCAACCAATTCACCGAAAAATGGGTTGGCTACTGTTGGAAAAATCAAGCCGATTAATTGCGTATTTTTTCCTTGTAGCGAACGAGCTAATGAATTTGGCTGATAATTCAATTCTTTCATTGCTGCGTGGACTTTATCAATGGTTTTTTGACTTAATGAACCATAGTTATTAATCACGCGTGAAACAGTCGTTGGTGAAACGCCTGCTTTTTTTGCAACATCTGTGAGTTTAATTGCCATCGTCTATACTCCTTAGTTTTGTGATGATGACCGTAATTCCCAGTAATTCCCAGTATATTCTCCTTGATTTCCTTCAATGAAGAGGTGCGTTTCGCCTGCTTGTGGGAAGACACGTGAAGTTAATGCGTATTCACCATCATTGACGAAAATCTCACAAATTGATTTGTCGGCAAACACTTGCAGTTTTACTGCTTGGTTTTGGGTAAGTGTGATTGTCCGTGTGTTACCAAATACTTCATTTAACGGTAAGCTCACTTGAGAACGGTCTAAGATTATCTTACCATTTTTTGTGTCAAAATGAAGCGCTAACTTATGGTTATTTTGTTCATCTGCAAAGAAAGAGAGTGTCCCTTGACTATCAGCGGGTAAATTCACTTCAAGCTCATAACAATTGGTTGTATTTGTTACAACTGCTTGACGCGCTGCCAGTGTTCCTTGCACGGATGTTTGTGTCTGACGCAACGCTTGGTGTTCTGCAACAGGTTGTTGGTATAAGCGATTGTCTTGAATACGCAATTCACGGACTAAAGTTAAACAATGTGCCCAACCTTCTGTATCTGTTGGATAAGCCAATTCTGGCAAACCAGCCCAACCAACACTTAATACGCGACCATCTGGTGCATTGAATGCTTGTGTGGCATAAACGTCAAAACCATCATCTAAGTTTTGTAAGGGCTGTGGATTAACAATTTTAACATTCTCAACGTCAAAAGAATCGCCAATAATCACCATATTTGGATAAATATTTTCATATGGAGCAACCGTTTTTTCCATTCCTTGTGGACAGAAGATTAACACGGGACGTTCATCGATAAAGAGGAGGTTTGGACATTCAACCATGAAGCCCATTGAGTCGTTTGTGAAATCTAATTCTCCTAATAATGTCCAATCCGTAACATTTGCGCTTTGGTAAACCAATACTTTTCCTTCTTCTTGGTCATTTTGTGCACCAATCACTAATAAATAACCTTCGCCGTAAGGGATGACTTGGGGATCACGAAAATGCATCGTATATCCTTTCGGTGGTGTTGGAATTAGCGGTTTTTCGATTTTTGTGACGTGATTGTTTTGATCCATCCACGCCCCTAGTTGATAAGAAGCGCGTGACCAATTTTCTCCACGGACATTTCCTGTGTAGGCTAACAAGAGTTGATCGCCTACAGGTAAGGCTGTTCCTGAATAAACACCATGACTATCGTAGGAATTGTTAGGAAGTAAACCGTAGCCTTCGTCTTGCCAATCAACTAAATTTGTTGAAGAAAGGTGATACCAAGATTTTAAACCGTGAACTGGACCATATGGATAAAGTTGGTAAAAAAGATGCCAGCGTCCATTAAAATAAGAAAAACCATTGGGATCGTTTAATAAACCTGAGTTTGGTTGAATATGATAATTCATGTGCCACGGTGAATTTTTCTTAGCGTCAATTAGTTGTTGTTCATACGTTTGATTCCATTTTTCATAGGGGCGGTAACGCATTTCAGTTGTCCATTCGTTCATTATAAATGTGCTCCTTTTGTAAGTGTATTCTTTGCATTAAAGATAGCGTATTTTCATCTTTATGTCAAACGTATAACAGTTTAATAAAGGTTGATAAAACAATGAAGATTGCGTTTTCTAAAAATAATAAAAATAAATTTGATAAACGTTTGACAATTTTGGTAAATGGGTTATAATAAAAGTCAGAAAAAGCGATTACATTCGAGGAGGAAATAAAATGGATCACAAAAAAGTCGCGTTAGAAGTTATCGATGCAGTCGGAGAAGACAATCTGATTGCAGCAGCTCATTGTGCCACCCGGCTACGTTTAGTTTTGAGAGATACAAGCAAAATCAATCAAAGCGCACTGGATAATAATGATGATGTGAAAGGAACGTTTGAAACAAACGGTCAATATCAAATCATTATCGGACCTGGTGATGTAAACAAAGTCTATGCAGAAATTGTTCAAGCTACTGGTGTCAAAGAAGCATCAACTGACGATTTAAAAGAAATCGCTGCCAGTGGTAAAAAACCAAATCCTGTGATGGCAATGGTTAAAGCATTATCTGATATCTTTGTACCACTGATTCCGGCATTAGTTGCTGGTGGTTTGTTAATGGCGATTAACAACGTGTTAACGTCGCAAGGATTATTTGGTCCCCAATCAGTTGTAGAAATGTTTCCGGCATTCAACGATTTTGCAAGTATTATTAATTTATTAGCGTCGGCACCATTTGCATTCTTACCAGTCTTGGTAGGGTATTCTGCAACACAACGTTTTGGTGGAAACGGTTATCTAGGGGCAGCAATGGCGATGGCAATGGTTATGCCAAATCTTGTAAACGGTTATGGTGTAGCAAATGCGATTGCAGAAGGTACTATGCCTTATTGGAATATTTTTGGTTTACAAGTAGCACAAGCTGGTTACCAAGGTTCAGTTTTACCAGTTATCGCGGTGTCTTACATTTTGGCAAACTTGGAAAACTTCTTCCATAAACGCATTCCAAAAGTATTTGACTTTACCTTTACACCGATGTTAGCAATAATTATTACCGGATTTTTAACGTTTACGATTGTTGGTCCAGTGATGCGTACGGTTTCTGATGGTTTAACAGATTCTTTAGTTTGGTTATATACAACAACTGGTGCAGTTGGTTTAGGTTTGTTTGGTACATTTTATTCTTCAATTGTTATCACTGGTTTGCACCAAAGTTTCCCAGCAATTGAGACAACTTTATTAGCGGATGTTGCAAGAACAGGTGGATCATTCATCTTCCCAATCGCAGCGATGGCAAATATTGCTCAAGGTGCAGCAACATTTGCGGTATTCTTTATTACTAAAAATGAAAAACAAAAGAGTTTAGCTTCTTCTGCAGGGATTTCAGCAATGTTAGGGATTACTGAACCAGCAATCTTTGGGGTAAACTTAAAATTAAAATATCCATTTGTTTGTGCGATGATTGCTTCAGGTATCGCAAGTGTATTTATTGGTTTACTACATGTTTTAGCTGTTTCAATGGGACCTGCAGGAATTATCGGATTCATTTCAATTGCTGCAAAATCAATCCCAAGTTTCTTAATCTGTGCAGTGATTAGTTTTGTGGTCGCATTTGCGTTAACATTTGTTTATGGTAAAAAGAAAATGTCTGAACCAGAAGTAGCAGTAGCGACTGCTACAACAACAACTGTGACACCAGAAGCGCCAGCGTCAACAGTAGCAAGTACTTCAACTGTAGCGGTTGAAAAAGTAAGTTCTCCAGTTAAAGGACAAGCAGTTGCTTTATCAACAGTGAATGATCCAGTTTTTTCAAGCGAAATGATGGGTAAAGGAATTGCGGTAGTCCCTGAAAGTGACGAAGTTTTTGCCCCCGTTGATGGCACGTTGACTGTTGTTTATGATACAAAACATGCATACGGTATTGAATCAGATAAAGGTGCTGAAATTTTAATTCACATTGGGATCGACACAGTGAACTTAGCGGGTGAACATTTCACGACAGCGAAACAAAGTGGCGACCAAGTGAAAAAAGGTGATCTGTTAGGTACGTTTGATCGTGCAGCAATCAAAAAAGCAGGATACGATGATACTGTTATGGTGATTGTAACAAATACAGCGAATTATTCTGACGTTGCTCCTTTAGGAAAAACAGGAGTAGCTGCAGGCGAAGAGATTTTTGAGATTAAATAATGACAAACCAAAGCTGGTGGAAATCAGCGGTGATTTATCAAATCTATCCGCGTAGTTTTCAAGATAGCAATAATGATGGAATCGGTGATTTACCAGGCATCATTGAACGACTAGACTATTTAGCAACGTTAGGAATTGATGCTATTTGGCTAAGCCCAGTTTATCGTTCACCAAATGATGATAACGGTTATGACATTAGTGATTATGAAGCAATCGGTGAAGAGTATGGGTCCATGGATGACATGGACCGCTTGATTGCCGAAGCAAACCAACGCAATATCAAAATTATTATGGATTTAGTGGTAAACCACACGTCGGATGAACATCCATGGTTCCAGCAAGCGTTACAAGGAAAAGATAATCCTTATCATGATTTCTTTGTCTGGCGTGATACACCGAATGAATTAGAATCAAACTTTAGTGGTTCAGCGTGGGAGTATGTTCCTGCATTAGGTGAATATTACTTGCATCTGCATTCCATTAAACAACCAGATTTAAACTGGGAAAATCCAGAAATGCGCCAAGCGATTTGGGATATGATGAATTTCTGGCTAGAAAAAGGCATTGGTGGTTTCCGTTTAGATGTGATTGACTTAATTGGGAAAGAACCTGACAACTTAATCACGAAAAATGGTCCTAAATTGCATGAATTACTTCAAGAAATGAACGAAAAAACGTTTGGTGCTTATGATGTCGTAACAGTAGGCGAAACATGGGGCGCAACACCTGAAATTGCGGAATTATACTCAAAACCAGAACGGAACGAATTGTCGATGGTTTTCCAATTTGAACACATTAATTTGGACAAACAAGCTGGAAAACGTAAGTGGGATTTGAAAAAACTAGATCCACAAGATTTGCATGACGTTTTCTCAAAATGGCAAATTGAATTAGATGGTAAAGGATGGAATTCTTTATTTTGGAACAACCACGACTTACCGCGAATTGTCTCACGTTGGGGCAATGATTCAGAAGAATTCCGTGAAGTGAGTGGGAAAATGCTCGCAATTTACTTGCACTTTATGAAAGGTACGCCGTATATTTACCAAGGGGAAGAACTTGGTATGACGAATTTCCCAGTAGCGGATATTTCAGAAGTAGACGATATTGAAAGTCGTCGAATGTATGCGGAACGTTTAGAACAAGGGTACAGTAAAGAAGCGATGATCACGTCAATCAATGCAAAAGGGCGTGACAATGCACGTCATCCAATGCAATGGAATGACACTGAACACGCTGGTTTTACACAAGGAACACCTTGGTTACCTGCACATCCAAATAAAGCGAGTATCAACGTTGAAAAAGCCTTGGATAATCCAGCGTCAATTTTTTATACGTATCAAAAACTAATTGCTTTACGTAAAGAAAAACAAGTAATTATTGATGGTAGTTATGAAATAGTCGCAACGGAAAATCCAAATGTGCTAGCATACACACGGACATTAGGTGAAGAACGATTGTTTGTTGTCGTAAACTTTTCAGAAGAAGTCCAAACGTATCAATTGGCACACACGGAGTTTAAAGAAACGTTGATTCATAATTACAACACACCAATTACAACAACTTTACAACCGTACGAAGCATTTGCAGTAGAAATCTAAACAAAAACGACTGGAGCATTTGTTCCAGTCGTTTTTTGACGTTCAGGCTAATATTTACGACGTTTAAGACAAAAATAATTGAGTCGCTTCGAAACATGTTATAGTAAAAAAAAATACGTGATAGTAAAGGATAGGAAAGCGATTGAATAAAAAATTCTTATTAAGCATGGTCGTGAATCTAGTACTTATCGGTGGAATCGGGGGACTTCTTTTTGAAAAACAGCAATCCAATCAGAGATTAAATGCCACTATTTTGCATGATACTATTTATAGAGCCAAACACGGAGATGATTCATGGAATACACAACGACCAGAAGGGTACTACTTATTCGCAGATGAGGAATATATTACGGTGAAAACATTTGGACAAAAGCAGTTAATGAAAGCGAGTATCAGGTCATTGGTAATGGTGTATGTGAACTGGAACAGCATCAAGGGTTCGTTTTTGTGAAGGAAGACCATCTACAACTTAAATTATCAGAGAAGAATCCGTTGATTTTTGAGGAATATCTTATTTTTGCTAAGTTTTAAGTGAAACCGTGACATAAACAAAAAATAACCGAACGACAGAACATGAAAACTGCTCATTTTCACGGATTTTTCTGAACTGTATGGGCAATTTCGTTATCGTTCGGTTATTTTATTTAGGAAGAGACTGATGTCCTAGGGTCACTTATTTTTTTCCAATGAAACACATGTGTATGGAAATCTTCTTTGACACGAGGAATTAAAACACCCGCTTGATTTAATTCTGCTCCGCTATAGCGTTGTTTGGTGGCAACTTCTTCGTAAATCGCTGCTGCTTCAAGATAATGCATTTTTAGATATTTGGTTGGTAATGCTGGTCTGGACAAGCCGTTAAAATAAATGGCAATGGCTTCTTCTTCGTTTGTAAATAACCAACTACTCGCAAAATGGGTATCCGGTGCTTGTAAGCGATAAAAGCGTCCAAATTGGAATAACTGGCGATGTGCTTGATAAAAAACAATTTGTTGTTGGACGATGGCTAATTCTTCATCAGATAATGTTTGTAAATCCAATTCGTAACCAAAATTACCACTCATTGCTAACCATCCCCGTGTTTCAAGTGGTGTGTTTCTTCCGACTTGATGATTAGGTGTCGTTGATACATGCGCCCCCATCATAATTGGAGGATAGAGGTAACTGTAACCATATTGAATGACACTGCGACAAAGCGCATCCGAGTTATCACTCGTCCAAGTTTGTGGCATATAATACATCATACCGGGATCAAAACGTCCACCGCCACTGGAACAATTTTCAAACAAACAATTGGGAAATTGTTGTGTAATGACATCCAAGATACGATATAATCCAAGGACATAACGATGCCCGATTTCTTTTTGTTGATGTGCTGCAAAAAAGTGACTTCCTACTTCGGTTAAATGCCGATTCATGTCCCATTTAATATAATCAATCTCACCCGTTTTTAAGTAATCTGTTAATGTAGCAATTAAATACTCTTGGACGTCTGTTCGACTAAGATCAAGCACCAATTGTTGACGACCTTCTGTTAAGGGATAATCAGGAACTTGTAACGCCCATTCTGGATGGTCTTGGAATAATTGACTTTGTTTTGAAATCATCTCCGGTTCAAACCACAACCCAAAGTCCATACCTAAACGATGGACTTCTTGGGCTAATCCATGAATGCCGTTGGGGAGCTTCTCTTGATTGACAACCCAATCGCCTAAAGACGAATCATCTGAGTGACGTTCGCCAAACCAACCATCATCCAAGACAAATAATTCAATGCCCACGCTTGCGGCTTTTTCGGCTTGTTTGATTAAGGCTGTTTCTGATAATTCAAAATAATTGGCTTCCCATGTGTTTAAGAGAATGGGACGTTCTTTGTTTTTCCAAGCAGTCGGGACCAGATGTTGTTGATACAATTGATGAAAATTTTGTGACATCCCATTCAATCCTTGATTGGAATAATTTAACACGACTTCTGGGGTATCAAACTGTTCCATTGGTGCTAAATGCCATTCAAAATGATCCGGATGAATCCCTAATTGCACACGAGTGGTTCCGTATTGTTCTAGTTCAACTTGTGCGATGAAATTGCCACTGTACACCAAATGAAACGCAAAAACATTCCCTTGAAATTCCGAAGTATATCTATCAACTAAGGCTAAAAATGGTTGATGTTGTGGACTACTGGTTCCTCTGGTGCTTTCCAACCGTTGAATACCCGGACGGATAGTTTGGCGCGTGAGATTGGCTTCATTGGTATGCGAACCATCCAGCGTCAATAAATCAAAGGCACTTTCCGCTAAGTCCAGAGACATTGACCCAGCATTTTCTAAGACAACTGTTGCTTCACCGACATTTGTATAGACTGCGCGACGTGTGAGAATCGGATACTTTTCAAATAAGGTATAAATTAAACGCATTTCAAGCTGTTGAACCGAATCTTTTAAAAGAATTTCTAGTGTAGTCACATCTGTTGTGGCGCGGACACTCGGCAAGCCGGGAATGGCTTCTTTTCCTGCAAAAATTCGATACGAATCATAGTGAAAGTCCGTAATGGTATGACCTGCTTGTGCGCGAATTTGATAGTTGGCAATGCGATGATCGCCATTGCCTTGTGTGCTGGTTTCTAAAGGCAATGTATTCAGAGAAAATGTGCGTTCTTCTGGAAAGGGATTGGTTGCAAACCCACGATCGATAAATTGTAAGTGATTACTGCCAACGTAAGAAGGAAGTGTATTTCCCCAGTAGCGATGAGTCACGTAACGTTCTTTTTCAATTCCGATAACATAACTCATTTGTGGATTATTTAGATGAAAACAATGCGTTTTTTCATCAAATTGTATAGGCATAAAGACGCTCCTTTTTGATTGAAATTCGTTATACTATAAGCATAGAGGAGGGGCAAAGATGACACAAGACGAAATTATTGAGGAAGATAGCACAAAATTGCGCCAATTTTTCTCCCATCAGTTTCGCTTCTTAACAACGGAGCGCTTACCGTATATAAAAGGGTTTGGTTTGGATTATTCACCAAAAGAATATTATTGGGATGCCCAAAAACGCCAAGATTCATTTGTGGTGTTTCAATATACATTAAGTGGGACCGGTTATTTAGCAACGAAAAATAAAATATACGAATTAAATGAACAGACCTTTTTTTTGGCAGAATTGCCCAATCAGTTTACCTATTATCGCGGTGCCGAAGAATGGAGTTTTGTGTACATTGAATTCTCCAAAGAGTTTTTCCAATGGTTGTCTTTGCCTCTTCAAATTGGGACATTTCCTAAAGAACAGGTCGAAAAGATGGTCCAGCAACTCCATGAATTACGAAGCGAAGAATCCAATCTATATGAAAATTCACGTTGTGCCTACGATTTGTTTCTAACAATGAAAGAGGTCTTACACACGGAATTGTCGCCTGTTGAAAAAATCAAAGATTATTTAGAGGTTCATTATAAAAAGAATCTGTCATTAGACGATTTAGCAACGATATTTGCCCTATCTAAATACCAAATTATTCGTGCGTTTGAAAAAGAATACCAACAGACACCGATTAATTATTTAAATAACTACCGGATGATTCAGTCCTTGCGTTATTTGAAAGAAGAAATGACAGTCAAAGAAATTGCCGAAGCAGTTGGCTTTGCGGATTATAATTATTTTTCGCGCGTGTTTAAAAAAGTCATGGGACAAACACCTAGTTCTTATCGCAAAGAAATCCTTAGAAAATAACATCTTTCTCAGTCAAAGAAAGATGTTATTTTTTTAGCGCAAAATTCGGGAATTTTTTGGATGAAATGTGGGAAGAATATGGAACCGTTCTCAGTTATAATGAATCCATCAAATTAAAAACGTTTTCAGGAGGAAAGAAATGACAGTAAAAGTTGGAATTATCGGATGTGGCGGAATCGCTAAAGGGAAACATTTACCTGCATTAGCAAATGTAGCAGAAGTAGAAATGGTCGCATTTTGTGACATCATCATCGCTCGTGCCAAAGAAGCAAAAGAAAAATATGGGACAGCGGATGCCAAAGTATATGCAGATTATAAAGAATTGTTAGCTGACAATGAGTTAGATATCGTTCATGTGTTAACACCAAATTCATCACATGCGGAATTATCAATCGCTGCGATGGAAGCAGGTAGCCATGTAATGTGTGAAAAACCAATGGCAAAAACATCAGA
This window encodes:
- a CDS encoding alpha-galactosidase, with translation MPIQFDEKTHCFHLNNPQMSYVIGIEKERYVTHRYWGNTLPSYVGSNHLQFIDRGFATNPFPEERTFSLNTLPLETSTQGNGDHRIANYQIRAQAGHTITDFHYDSYRIFAGKEAIPGLPSVRATTDVTTLEILLKDSVQQLEMRLIYTLFEKYPILTRRAVYTNVGEATVVLENAGSMSLDLAESAFDLLTLDGSHTNEANLTRQTIRPGIQRLESTRGTSSPQHQPFLALVDRYTSEFQGNVFAFHLVYSGNFIAQVELEQYGTTRVQLGIHPDHFEWHLAPMEQFDTPEVVLNYSNQGLNGMSQNFHQLYQQHLVPTAWKNKERPILLNTWEANYFELSETALIKQAEKAASVGIELFVLDDGWFGERHSDDSSLGDWVVNQEKLPNGIHGLAQEVHRLGMDFGLWFEPEMISKQSQLFQDHPEWALQVPDYPLTEGRQQLVLDLSRTDVQEYLIATLTDYLKTGEIDYIKWDMNRHLTEVGSHFFAAHQQKEIGHRYVLGLYRILDVITQQFPNCLFENCSSGGGRFDPGMMYYMPQTWTSDNSDALCRSVIQYGYSYLYPPIMMGAHVSTTPNHQVGRNTPLETRGWLAMSGNFGYELDLQTLSDEELAIVQQQIVFYQAHRQLFQFGRFYRLQAPDTHFASSWLFTNEEEAIAIYFNGLSRPALPTKYLKMHYLEAAAIYEEVATKQRYSGAELNQAGVLIPRVKEDFHTHVFHWKKISDPRTSVSS
- a CDS encoding sucrose-specific PTS transporter subunit IIBC yields the protein MDHKKVALEVIDAVGEDNLIAAAHCATRLRLVLRDTSKINQSALDNNDDVKGTFETNGQYQIIIGPGDVNKVYAEIVQATGVKEASTDDLKEIAASGKKPNPVMAMVKALSDIFVPLIPALVAGGLLMAINNVLTSQGLFGPQSVVEMFPAFNDFASIINLLASAPFAFLPVLVGYSATQRFGGNGYLGAAMAMAMVMPNLVNGYGVANAIAEGTMPYWNIFGLQVAQAGYQGSVLPVIAVSYILANLENFFHKRIPKVFDFTFTPMLAIIITGFLTFTIVGPVMRTVSDGLTDSLVWLYTTTGAVGLGLFGTFYSSIVITGLHQSFPAIETTLLADVARTGGSFIFPIAAMANIAQGAATFAVFFITKNEKQKSLASSAGISAMLGITEPAIFGVNLKLKYPFVCAMIASGIASVFIGLLHVLAVSMGPAGIIGFISIAAKSIPSFLICAVISFVVAFALTFVYGKKKMSEPEVAVATATTTTVTPEAPASTVASTSTVAVEKVSSPVKGQAVALSTVNDPVFSSEMMGKGIAVVPESDEVFAPVDGTLTVVYDTKHAYGIESDKGAEILIHIGIDTVNLAGEHFTTAKQSGDQVKKGDLLGTFDRAAIKKAGYDDTVMVIVTNTANYSDVAPLGKTGVAAGEEIFEIK
- a CDS encoding glycoside hydrolase family 13 protein, whose translation is MTNQSWWKSAVIYQIYPRSFQDSNNDGIGDLPGIIERLDYLATLGIDAIWLSPVYRSPNDDNGYDISDYEAIGEEYGSMDDMDRLIAEANQRNIKIIMDLVVNHTSDEHPWFQQALQGKDNPYHDFFVWRDTPNELESNFSGSAWEYVPALGEYYLHLHSIKQPDLNWENPEMRQAIWDMMNFWLEKGIGGFRLDVIDLIGKEPDNLITKNGPKLHELLQEMNEKTFGAYDVVTVGETWGATPEIAELYSKPERNELSMVFQFEHINLDKQAGKRKWDLKKLDPQDLHDVFSKWQIELDGKGWNSLFWNNHDLPRIVSRWGNDSEEFREVSGKMLAIYLHFMKGTPYIYQGEELGMTNFPVADISEVDDIESRRMYAERLEQGYSKEAMITSINAKGRDNARHPMQWNDTEHAGFTQGTPWLPAHPNKASINVEKALDNPASIFYTYQKLIALRKEKQVIIDGSYEIVATENPNVLAYTRTLGEERLFVVVNFSEEVQTYQLAHTEFKETLIHNYNTPITTTLQPYEAFAVEI
- a CDS encoding AraC family transcriptional regulator; the encoded protein is MTQDEIIEEDSTKLRQFFSHQFRFLTTERLPYIKGFGLDYSPKEYYWDAQKRQDSFVVFQYTLSGTGYLATKNKIYELNEQTFFLAELPNQFTYYRGAEEWSFVYIEFSKEFFQWLSLPLQIGTFPKEQVEKMVQQLHELRSEESNLYENSRCAYDLFLTMKEVLHTELSPVEKIKDYLEVHYKKNLSLDDLATIFALSKYQIIRAFEKEYQQTPINYLNNYRMIQSLRYLKEEMTVKEIAEAVGFADYNYFSRVFKKVMGQTPSSYRKEILRK
- a CDS encoding sucrose-6-phosphate hydrolase, encoding MNEWTTEMRYRPYEKWNQTYEQQLIDAKKNSPWHMNYHIQPNSGLLNDPNGFSYFNGRWHLFYQLYPYGPVHGLKSWYHLSSTNLVDWQDEGYGLLPNNSYDSHGVYSGTALPVGDQLLLAYTGNVRGENWSRASYQLGAWMDQNNHVTKIEKPLIPTPPKGYTMHFRDPQVIPYGEGYLLVIGAQNDQEEGKVLVYQSANVTDWTLLGELDFTNDSMGFMVECPNLLFIDERPVLIFCPQGMEKTVAPYENIYPNMVIIGDSFDVENVKIVNPQPLQNLDDGFDVYATQAFNAPDGRVLSVGWAGLPELAYPTDTEGWAHCLTLVRELRIQDNRLYQQPVAEHQALRQTQTSVQGTLAARQAVVTNTTNCYELEVNLPADSQGTLSFFADEQNNHKLALHFDTKNGKIILDRSQVSLPLNEVFGNTRTITLTQNQAVKLQVFADKSICEIFVNDGEYALTSRVFPQAGETHLFIEGNQGEYTGNYWELRSSSQN
- a CDS encoding LacI family DNA-binding transcriptional regulator, with amino-acid sequence MAIKLTDVAKKAGVSPTTVSRVINNYGSLSQKTIDKVHAAMKELNYQPNSLARSLQGKNTQLIGLIFPTVANPFFGELVEKLETKFFKRGYKSILCDSANNKEKEQAYLNMLAANKVDGIIAGAHNLGIKEYEQVNLPIVSFDRALADSIPIIGGDNYQGGYMATEYLFSQGAKKIGIITGSNASGSPTNDRLHGYIDFLKTQKLTEHVYRFESFEHSLALKTMRIKRILEEEDIDGLFCTDDLTAILVYNLCQDMQRKIPEDLKLVGYDGTRFVQNYFPKLTTIVQPIDELAELLVELLIQRITYPDKQWEPAYKLPVKVLQGQTT